The region AAACCCTGATGCCCTGTCATCATTGTAATGCAGGAGTACGCTGTGGAAAACAAGCCCCTTTTCCCCATCAGGGCTCCAGGGACAAGAGCCAGCCCTGGATGTGACAGGGACCAAGCCAGTGGAGAGGTACAAGGCTTTTTGTACTGTCATCGACAAGGGACAGCCCACATCAGGAGCAGGCTGGCCAGGGACAAGCAGCCACGGTCAGTGGTGCCCAGCCAGGTGTGGGGCAACCCTGTCCTCACACACAGTGTGGTCACcggctgggatgggctggcagagctgtggcactGTGGGGGACAAAGTACCTGGTGGCAAAGCTGAGTGGCTCTCTGGCTGTGTCCCTTGACGCCTTCCAGGGCACATGGGTGCCATGGGACACCTATGGGGAGGGCAGCCCTGCCACTGTGCACCCCCACTGCTGCTCATCCCATTAAAGGGCCAGGGGTGGCAATCAGCAGCTGCACCgcctctttttctctcccccttGCTCCCCACCGGCCCCCCGAAAGGAGGGATGGGGTTTATTTGGCCCCGTTGCCGGGCCGACGTGCGCAATTATCGCTGATTGCCTGGCGGTTGCCATGGCGATGGCAAGCACGCAGGGATGCGGTGCCGCGTGGTGCTTGAGTCACGGACACGCTGAACACCCCCCACTGCACCCCACCGCGCCCCACCACAGACATGCTGGACACGCATCCCACTGCACCCCGGAACAAACATGCTGAGCACCCCCCGCTGCACCCCACTGCACCCCCCGGGCTGGCCCTCCATCCCCTTCACccccctggggcagggggatACAGCCAGATGTCCCCCAGCTGAAGCAGGGGGGTATGTCCAGGTGCCCCACACCCCATGTCCCCCATCTGAGGCAGAGGTGTACAGCCAGGtgcctccccagccccggcagccccaCCTTGGGCATCCCAGGCTCactctctccagagctgctgtagGAAAAATCACCCCAGAGCGGCCATGCCACCCCACACTCAGCTCTGGGGTGTAGTGGGAAGGGGGTTGGGTGCATGGGGCAGTGGGACACGGCACTGTAAGGACAAATGGCATTGGGGTCAGCAAAGCTCATCACCCCAAAATGGGGCATGGAGCGGACCAAGATCTGAACCAGAGTCAGGACCAGGAGGGGACCACAGCACAGTGATGGGGCCCTGTGGCAGTTCTGCCACGGGCAGGAAACTGGTGCCAGGAGGTGACAGGCACGAGCTGGGGTCAAGGGACAATGGAGAAGTGCCAGCACATCCCTCATGCTGCAAGCCACCACCGGGCAGCCCCAAGCCACGCGGGTGCCTGCCGGGTAATTACGACTTACGCTCCGGGTCCCCGCGAGGTGCAGAGATTAATAACCGTGGCGCGCTGCTGCCAGCCGGTATGATTAAACTCTTGATTAGAAGCTCAAACTACAGTGCCCTGCTAATTCCCCCTGCTCTCACACACCCTTAATCACCCAGCACGGGTGGTGATaggcctggggctggcagggctcgATGCCACACAGGGGATGAGTGCTGGGAGCACCCCAGCTGGCTCTCCCTTGGAGTGCTGGCTGGTCTTCAGTGAGCTGAGGGGAGAGGCTGGCTTTGGGACCCTGGTGTCCCCTATCTatgggcaggagagggctgtGGGTCCCGTGAGTCGATGGCCACACCCTGTGGCAGCTGAGGACCTCAGGAGGTGTGGGGAGCTGGGGTTTGGTGGGCGCAGGggcgggaggggagggaagTGGGGGTGCAGTTCGGAAGCAGCACCATATGGGCAGCAAATGCCAGCGTGTGGCACGCAGCCCCTGGGGAGGCTCCACACACGTGGCTGCACGGGATGAGGGGtgagggggctggggaagggactGGTGCCCTGTTGTGCCCTGGGGACTGTGCTGCCCACCCCAGGCTGGGTCCCGTGcctgggctgtgggcagaggTAAGAGAATCAGGGTGGCCGATTTCTTGTCCCTTTCTTGTACCTTGCCCCAGGCTGTGGTACAAGGACAAACCCTGTCACAGGGAAGTGAGTAGAGCCTTCGGCGCTGCCCCTGGAGGAGAAGTTGCCTGGTTCCCACTGGATAATGGCACAGAGGCAGGAACATGTATCTACCCGTGTCCTCATAGCACCTTTTAGTGCCCTCAGGGGGCGGATACCTGTGATGCTGAGCCCATGCCCAGCTGTGCTAAAAtcctgctcccatcccatcccatcccatcccatcccatcccatcccatcccatcccatcccatcccgggCCAGGGGCCATGGCACAGCGCAGGGATCCCGGCTCACCCCAGAGGGTACACTGTGGTGTCCCATGGGGTCTCTGGTCCCGCGGGGTCCCCGGCCCCCGGGCTGTGGCGGTGTCCCAGCTCGGTGACAATCCCCCGGCCTCGCCCACCGCGGTCCGGTCGCTCCCAGCGCCACGCGTGACCCTTCCCCGCGGGCGGGGCGCGAAGTTTGGCGGTGACGTCAGGGGAGGGGCGGGGCATGATAGGGGGCGTGGCCCCGCGGTCCCGCCCCCCCAACTTGCCGCGCCGGGcgcgcggggccgcgccgcgaCGGACCGACGGCTGGGCTGGGATCGGCTGGGATCGCTGGGATCGGCGGGGatcggctcggctcggcccggctcggccccggcccggcgcgggAGGGCGGGCGGGAGGGGCGCGCTCCCCCCGAGCAGCGGCCCCGGGCCGCGGCCCCCCGTTGCGGTCGGAGAGGCGTGCAGGTgagcgccgcgccgcgccggaCCGGGGGCGAggggggccgggcccggcgggggtggggggggcgtTGCTGGCATCTGTCACTGTCTGGCCCggggctgcccccagctctcTTCCCAGACCCCGGTGGCCCGGGACGTCCCGACGGGGCCGCGCGCATCCCTGTCCGGTGCGTGCGCGCCCCGACGGCTGTCCGccgccgcgctgcccccgccggCGCCCCGCGTCCCGCAGACCCCGAGCCCCGACGGACGCCGTGGGCACGGCGAGCCGCCGGAGCCCGGCTCCCCCTGCGCCTCCCCGCTCGCCCCCCCGGGCCGCTGCTGCCCTGGTGCCGCCCCCGTCTCCGCGAGGAGCCCGGAGAACCGGGCCGGCACCGCTGGAACGGGTGCTGCCGGGGAGCCTCTCCCCGTGCCCCCACCTCCGAGCATCCCCTCCCGGACCCCGCACCTCTCTCTCCCGCAGTCCGCTCCCTTCCCGCTGCCGCAGCGCTCCGAGCCGGCCAAACGCAGACCTCCCTGCGGTGCGCGGCCCGGGCTGTCCCTCCGCACAccgcgggccgggggcggtgggactcccccagccctgtctcagccccagcccggcggctccgcgggcAGCGCTGGGCCGGCCGGCCCCTCCGCCTCCCCTCCGCCTCCCGCTGCCTGCCCGCTGCCTGCACTAGCAGTATTTCGGTCCGTCTTAGCCCGGCTGCGTTTTCTGCCTCTCCCCGGTACATCCTTCCCCCGGGACGTGGGGGCGGGATGGCAGGGGGAACCCCTCACGGACATgtccagggcagctgcaggtggAAGCGGGGCTGGAGATGAAACACCAGCCAGTGGCACCTCACGccgtggggcagggctgggggtcgGGGGTTGGGGGGCCCCGCTGGCGAGGGCTGCACGGCTGCGTCATCCCTCCGTGCCATCCCCACCCGGCCACCCACTTCCCCGCTATTGTCTTACACCCGCTGTTGCTTCTGCTCCCAAATTAGACACTTGGAGGGGGGTGCTGGCTGCGTGCGGGTGCCAGCGCAGCACCGAGCCTTCCCCCTGGCACCCCGGGGAGGGAGCACTCATCCCTTTGCCCACCTCTTGCCTGGGTGCCCCTGCCCCGGTGGGGGTGCTCTCACCTGTGGGGTGCAGGTGTTGACCCCGACGGTGGGCTGGGTACCAGCCTCCCTTGCAGGGTTTCCCAGGTGCGCCGAGCCCCTCGAagccagcctggggcaggggagggtggCAATGCTCAGCCCCGGCAGGATGGGTGGCCACTAAACCAACGGGAACTAATTTTATGAGCGCAGATTAGCTGAGTGCTCTCATAGACAGCAATAAAATCCCAATATATCATCCCACCTGGGTCCCCTTCCTGGCTAATCCTGGCACCGTGCCAccagtgctggcagcctgctCATCCACCGGCCAGCCCTAGCCCTGATGATCTGTGGCACTGAGCCCACCgcccctccagcagctgccaggacagcccTCATTCCCCTTGGCCAGGTACAGTGGCACGGCAGAGCCGATGTCGTGTGGCACGGGGACACAGAGGTGCCAGGCGGGGCATGTttgccaggagagctgctgggatgaGTCAGGTGTAGGCTGGAAAACCTCATCCAATCTGGGGCACAAGCAGCGGTGTCCCATGGGTGCTCTTCTTCTCTTTTGGGACTTGGTGCATGCTGAGCGCGACTAGGGCAGGCGCCCTTACTCGGTGCAGGCTTTCCTAGCAGGACGGTGCCTGTGTGCCTTCCAAGCTGGGAGCATCCATCCTGTAGGCATTGCTCCAGCAGGCATGGAGGCAGGTCAGCCCCAAAGGAtggaggcaggaaggagaaTCCCCCTGTTCCCTGGCTCACTGCACTCATGTCCCACCCAGGTTTGGGTCAATCACCCCAGGGAGCACTTAAGTGCGtgccctgggtgctgcaggaagCACGCCTTCCTGCCAGGGCctgcacagcagggatggggctgtgcaCCTGCAGGTGGGCCGGGTGCTGCCGGGTGCTGCCCGTCCCTGCCCCCTCCAAAGGATGTGCCGCTTTCTGCATCTTCAGCTCCCATTGCCATAGCAACAGGCTCGGCGCTTGGGTACCCGCGATGCCGGCTCCCGCATCCCGCATCCCGCAGCCATCCTGCCCGCAGCCCTCGCCACCGGGCCCCGGGCGCTGCCGGTACGGCACAGCCAGGCCCGCGCAGCGCAGCGCGGGGTTTGGGGAGCTTTAGCGGTGGGCAATGGGTGCCTCCAGCATCGTGCCAGCTTCCCATCACAAGGTCCCGCTCAGGCCCATCCGAGAGGGCTGGGGGGCCCCAGGCAGCTCTGTCATCTTCTGAGCCATCAAAACATAATGTCAGCTGAAACTTCCTCCCGCTAACACAGTGGGAAAGTGTTTCCCGgtgggaaaggggaagaaatcaCTTTCTgtgatcaatttttttttctgggaagctTCCAAGAAGGATCTGGTTTTGAAGAGTTCCCAACAGGGAAGCAAGGGGCAAAGCATTCTTCCTAAAGGGCTGGGGAAGCTGGCATCTGCCAAGGCTGGTGTCCTGACCGCTCCCAGTGGCAGGAGGGCTGGCACCTCCGAGCTGCAGTGCCACCTGCCTGGTGCCACAGTCAGGGCTGTTTGGGGATGGCAAGCTGAGACTGGTGTAACCCACTGCACATGTGACAACGTGTGACAatgctctgcctggggaggcCCCATCTGCTGAAATGTTACCGTGGGCAAGACTGGGCTGAGAAACAGGAAAGGATCCGTTCACCTCTGCGTGCCTCCCCGGTGGGTGCTCCAGGCTAACCCTGTGCTAACCCTGACTGCTAATTAATCATTAATAATCCACAAACAGGGGCCAGAGGGGGAAGcttgtggctgtgctggcagcctgaGCCCGGGCAGAGAGGCTGGATGCCACGGGCATGGATGCACATCGGTGGGGCTGGGCACACGGCGGCTTGCGGCAGCTGCAGAGCACGAGCAGCCGCTGTGCTCAAGTTCCACGTTAATTAGCACAGCTCGGGAGGGTCTGCTGTGGCTCCAGGGGGGCCGGCAGTGCCGGGGCACTcactgcctctccctgccctgccagcaccgGGCCCTGCGATGCCGTTTGGCTGCGTGACGCTGGGAGACAAGAAAGATTATAACCAGCCGTCTGAGGTGACCGACAGATATGACCTGGGCCAGGTCATCAAAACGTGAGTTGGTCCCTCCACGGCCCCACGCGTGCCCTGGGGAACCCCAGCCACCTGTGTGGGGCTCTTGGGGTGCTGAGGAGTGGCACAACACTGCCtgtgggggctctgggggtgctggtccCCAGCTGGGCCGGGATTGCAGGGTGTATTTTGGGGTGGCTTTACCCTAATTAGTCCCTCTTGCTCATGTGTTGCATGGGGTAAATTCACAGCTAGCTCCAAGGAGGGCAGTGAgctttcccactgctgctggctgcagctgggcagctTCCCAtatccctccctcctcccctcaaGATTTGCAGGGATTGCAGCAATTCCACACGATCCTGGCTCCCTCGAGCATTTTGTGAATCAGGAGGGCTCAGCTACAGCAAAGGAGAGGCAGATGCCACTTGGGGGGCAGTGGAGCACTGCTGCTTCCCCCAGCTTTTATTACCATGCTGAGGAACCTGTTAGGATGCACTCCAAAAAATGAAGCCCTCACACCCCTTGAGAGTGGCTTGACTGCAAAATAGGcaccagaatttttttccatcagcttCCAAAACACCTGCTTGGACAGAGGTCACACCTGGCAGGATCACACTGGGTGGCAGTGGGGACCTTGGTGCTCTCAGATCTTTGCTCCATCCTCTGGGCAGTTTGTCCCAAAGCCCACAGGTCACTGTTCCCCTCCACCCGGGGCAGTGGCTGTGAGGatttcagcacagctgggggTATTGGAAAGCCAAGGGCTTTGCTGGAGCAGTGCCAAGTGCCCCCCGGGGgctcccctgcagctgcagcctggccgATGGGCTCGAGCACCATTAATAATGGAACAGAAATACTGCAGCTACCGGCACatctccctttctttctccccgACTGCTGTGCTGATGTTAATGTcggctgtgctgctgttccaCCTTGGCATGAGTGGCTTCGCGGTGGGTCTTACCCCTCCTGTCCTGAGGACGGGGCTTTTTAACCAGCAAATTCTCCCCCTTCCCTATCAATTTGCTTCTTCCATATCAGTTGCTTCtcactgctgtttttttcttcccctccaaaGTGGTTTTGAGCCACAGCTTTCTTGTACTTCTGTGGCATCTCCCCTGACTGCTGGGATCTGGGGGAATGCTGGTGGGCCCAGGGACCACCCAAGCACCCCAATCTCAGTGGTCCCGAGGGACGGGGTGATGTCTGGGGGTACCCTTGCAGGGAGGAGTTCTGTGAAATCTTCCGGGCCAAGGAGAAGACGACAGGGAAGTTGTACACCTGCAAGAAGTTTCTGAAGCGGGATGGACGGAAAGTGCGGAAGGCAGCCAAAAACGAGATCATCATCCTCAAAATGtgagtgctggggctggaggggatcCTGTGCTACTGGGCAAACTGGGAACTCCTACCCATGCCTCTGTCTCTCGGCAGGGTGAAGCACCCCAACATCCTCCAGCTGGTGGATGTCTACATCACCCGCAAGGAATATTTCATCTTCCTGGAGCTGTAAGTTGGGGACATTTGAAAGTGGGGAGGGGGTGGCCCCACCAGGGTTGGGTCTCggcagagctgctgtctctGCAGGGCCACTGGCCGGGAGGTCTTCGACTGGATCCTGGACCAGGGCTACTACTCGGAGAAGGACACCAGCAATGTCATCCGGCAGGTGCTGGAGGCTGTTGCCTACCTGCACTCACTCAAGATCGTCCACAGAAACCTCAAGGTGGGTGGCAGGGGGGTGGGAGCACCCATGGGTGCTGCCATGTCCCCCATCCCGGCACTCACAGTCCCTGCACCGGCAGCTGGAGAACCTGGTGTACTATAATCGCCTGAAGAACTCCAAGATCGTCATCAGTGACTTCCACCTGGCCAAGCTGGAGAACGGGCTCATTAAGGAGCCCTGTGGCACCCCTGAGTACCTGGGTGGGTGAGAGCCAGCTGGGTGGGCAtgcaggagcaggcagtgctgggtcccagcaggtccctgctgcTCCGTACCATCCATTCCTTACTACCTGCTGCTGCACCTCCCATTCCCCATCACCCTGGGGGCTGATCCTGGGTGCTTCCAGTGGGTGCCTCCCACTCCCCATCATCCCAGGGCCTTGGCTGGGTGGCTGGGGACCCCGGGGGATGGTTGCTCTTCTGTCTCTGGCAGCTCCGGAGGTGGTGGGGCGGCAGCGGTACGGGCGGCCGGTGGACTGCTGGGCCATCGGCGTCATCATGTACATCCTGTGAGTGTGGGGTGAGGGACAGGGTAGCTACAAGGGCTCAGGGTTGGGGCGGGACTGAGCCCCCCACCACATTCCCCAGCCTCTCGGGAAACCCCCCTTTCTACGAGGAGGCAGACGAGGATGACTATGAGAACCACGACAAGAACCTCTTCCGCAAAATCCTGGCTGGGGACTATGAGTTCGACCCTCCGTACTGGGATGACATCTCGCAAGCGGGTGAGCCCCACACTGGGAGGGGTACGTGGGGTCCCATGTTGTGCCCTACCAGCACTGACTTCTCTCCCTGTGCCCTCAGCTAAGGAGCTGGTGACACGCCTGATGGAGGTGGAGCAGGACCAGAGGATCACAGCAGAGGAGGCCATCTCCCATGAGTGGTGAGCAGCGGCAGGGTCAGATGGGGAGCCAGGGGGGCACTGATAGGGGCTGCTTACCCCTCACTGCCTCTCCAGGATCTCTGGGAATGCGGCCTCTGACAAGAACATCAAGGATGGCGTCTGTGCCCAGATCGAGAAGAACTTCGCCCGAGCCAAGTGGAAGGTGGGTGTGGGTGTGCTGTGCCTGCATGTCCCCTCTCAGCCAAGGGGCTAAGAGCCTGGTGGGGCTGCCAGTCCCTGCCCCTCCGCCAGCCCCACACCCTCCCCGTCTCTCCCCCGCAGAAAGCCGTGCGAGTGACCACGCTCATGAAACGCCTGCGGGCGCCCGAGCAGACGGAGACGGCggcagctccagccccggcagcggctccggctccggcaGCGGCTCCGGCCCCGGCAGCAACTCCGGCCCCGGCAGCGACCACGGCCCCGGCAGCGACCACGGCCCCGGCAGCGACTCCGGCAGCGGCCCCAgctcccgccgccgcggccACGGAGCCCGCGGCCACAGAGCCCGCCACCGCCACGGCCCCGGCCACAGCCCCGGTCCCCGCCACGGAGCCCGCAGCCCCCTCTGCCACCGCCCCGgagcccgcagcccccggcacGCCGCCCGCCGCCACGCAGCCCCTGGCCCCCGGCACACCGCCCGCCACCACATGTAACgaggccgccgccgccgccgccgagccCTCCAGCGAGCAGAGCGGCTGAGCGGCCCCCGCGCCCCCTGTACATAGCCCCGGCATGGCCCCCACCCCCGCCTGCGCCCCCTTTTCTACGTGCCCCGCCGGAGAGCCGGCCgcggggcagagccctgcatgGCGCCCGTTCCCCCATgtcctcccagctctctcagtctGTCCCCCGCCGCCGTCCCCTCCCCCGGGGATGCCCAGAGACGCGGGGCAGCCCCCCTCGGCCGCACGCCCCGCAGCGCTGGGGGGGCGTCGCGGGGCCCCCCGGGACACGCGTGCATGTGCGGGGCCGCAGGCAGGGCCGCCCGGGACGGAGCGGGGGCCATCCCGGAGACCCCCTCTCTGTCCTGGgacccccggggggggggggggacacggggacccCCGCCCGGGGGCAGCCACACGGCCCCCCACGCGTTGTGCCTGGAGGACCCCgcactgccccccccccccggtgccccctcCCCGGTCCCCGCTTCCCCCCTCGCAGCTGCATGCCTGCAGGGCCGGCTCTGCCCGcggctgccgccgccgccgccccgcgccccgccgctgTATCTCTGGCAAATAAAGACCCCGCTGAGGACAAACTGAGACAGCACCAGCGCCGCCTGCCCAGTCTCTCTGTGGGGCCGGGGGGCTGCCGCGCGTGCCGGCAGCACGGCGCTGAGCGAGGCGCGGCACCGCTGCCCGGGCAGCGAGGGCAGCGGGACCCCGTGGGCGCTTGCCGCCGGCAGGATCCCGGGCAGGATCCCGGGAGGGATCCCGGGTGCCACCGCGGGGCCCCGCCCACTCCCATAGGCCGCGCCCCTCGGCCACGCCCCACAGACCACGCCCACCAGACCCAGCGCCACCCTTAGCCCCGGCGCGGGATCTCCTGAGGTCACTTCCGGGGCGGGCCGGAAGCGTTGCGCTCGCGGTCGCGTTTAAACCGCGCAAGGCCGCGCGGCTGCCGCGGCCCCGGGTGTGACCCCCCGAGCTCCCGCGGTAACCCGCGCTGCCGGCCCGCCATGCCCATCCGCGCACACTGCACCATCTGCTCCGACTTCTTCGACAACGAGCGGGACGTGGCGGCCGTGCCGTGCGGGCACACCTTCCACCAGGCCTGGTGAgcgccggggcgggcgggcgggggctcGGGCCGGGCCGTGGGGTGTCAGCCACGGGCACCTTTGTGGCCCCGCGCGAGGGCTCCGAGGAGTTCACGGAGCTGCCGCAGCAGTCCGGGCTGTGCCGATCACGCACGTGAACGGGCTGTCCCGGGAGGTGGTGGAGGTGCCGTCCCTGGAGGtctttaaggaaagactggatgtggcacttggcgTGGTGGTGATCGGCcataggttggactcgatgcTCTCAGATCTTTTCCGACCTAATTGGTTCTGTGCTTCTGTcgctgtgctgcctgcaggcttGCTTCTCCGGAAGAGCCAGTGTCACAGGGTGTTTGGAGGGAGTGATGTTGGATTATGGTGAAGCTGCCCTGGTAATTCCATGCTTTTCTGGGACTGTGTTGTGAGTGTCTGTGTTGAAAGGAAATGGTTCTTAGGAAATAAACTTTGTGTGGGGAGAGGGTGGgcattttctttcctggctAACGAGCTTGGAGAGGACCGCGGGTGTGATTGTCACTTCTCACTCAGCAGCGCTGCTCGGGCCTGctctctgccagcagccagcggagcagggagagcttccaAAGGTAACCTGCCAGCTCCAAAGCTCTACCTGCTCCCAAAATACCCCTTTGCAGTGTGACGTGGTGGCTTGGTTGCAAAATGCATTAGTAGCTGTCCTGGGGAGCCCGGCAGGTTTGCGTTCACCGTCCCGGAGCAGAGCCCCGCCCGCTGCCCCTCGCTCAGCAGTGGCACCCTTGGAGCTGACTGGGCTGGCATCTCGGCTGTCACATCCTGACAGAGCCGCTCCTGTGTGCATCCACTCGCTCCTGCGAAGCTGCGGCTGTTCAGTGCCTGTCTCCCAGAGAGATCTGAGCTCTGCAAAAGCTCTGCCCTGTTAAAGATAAGCTCACATGCTAAATTCAGCCAGGATTTGTCTTGGAGATGCGGGTGGAGCGTGCGTGTGGAACACGGAGCTCCTGCCGGCCACGGCACTGGACTGAAGGTTTGCCTCTCTGCTGGACAAGGAGTCACATCCTGCTGTCTCCTGGGGAGATGGGAGATGGCCCCTGGAAGCAGTGCTCCAGGGCTGTAAGGATTTactgtgtgttttccttttctttctcagccTCTTCCAGTGGTTTGACACTGCACCGAGCCGGACATGCCCGCAGTGCAGAAACCAGGTAAAGTCATCTCCTGTGCACACCTCTGGCACCAAGGAGCTATGGCCTGGGGTGATGCTGGAAAAAGGCTCATGGTAAAAAGCAGAGGGACTTTCTGTCACTTGGGACTCCCTAGAGGAGAGGAACTCCTCAGCCATTTGGGTTGTGGCAGGCTGAGTAtgcactgcagctcctttcAAAAGGGGCTATGAGTTTCACAGCTTTTACTTAGGCTGGGTAAGTATTGGCATGATGACAAGAGGGGCTGCAAGGGCTTAATGGGACACCTGACTGGTGTTTCTGGTATGCCCAGCCCATTGCTGTCAGGTGAACAGCCCATTCTTCTGCACGTGGGCCTTACAACTCCTCCTGGCTTAGCAGTGCTCGACCCACCCTTGAGAATGGCGATGGCCGCGGAGAGAAGGAAGGATGTGCTCTGCTTCTGAGATGGGAAGCTGAGCCTTGGGTTTCCATTGGCTTAACTGGGACCTGACTGTCTTTGAAGTCCCTTGTGTCACCAGCCTCCATGCCACCAATAGGTCTTGGCATGTAGTGGCTGCAGGAGATATTTCCCTGCTCTCAGATGTAAATTTTTagccagctgctgcttgggctTATTCTGTGTTCGTGCTTCTTTCCTCCTCTCAAGGTCTTGGCCCTTGTTCCTTCCCTGACTTGTTGATTCCCTCTGTTCTTCTCTG is a window of Vidua macroura isolate BioBank_ID:100142 chromosome 13, ASM2450914v1, whole genome shotgun sequence DNA encoding:
- the CAMKV gene encoding caM kinase-like vesicle-associated protein — translated: MPFGCVTLGDKKDYNQPSEVTDRYDLGQVIKTEEFCEIFRAKEKTTGKLYTCKKFLKRDGRKVRKAAKNEIIILKMVKHPNILQLVDVYITRKEYFIFLELATGREVFDWILDQGYYSEKDTSNVIRQVLEAVAYLHSLKIVHRNLKLENLVYYNRLKNSKIVISDFHLAKLENGLIKEPCGTPEYLAPEVVGRQRYGRPVDCWAIGVIMYILLSGNPPFYEEADEDDYENHDKNLFRKILAGDYEFDPPYWDDISQAAKELVTRLMEVEQDQRITAEEAISHEWISGNAASDKNIKDGVCAQIEKNFARAKWKKAVRVTTLMKRLRAPEQTETAAAPAPAAAPAPAAAPAPAATPAPAATTAPAATTAPAATPAAAPAPAAAATEPAATEPATATAPATAPVPATEPAAPSATAPEPAAPGTPPAATQPLAPGTPPATTCNEAAAAAAEPSSEQSG